CAAATCGTCCTCATTCAATCCAACAATAGGTGAACGTAGTACAGAAGCTAGAGGGATATCCTGGCGAGGGTTATCAACCACCTTTAGGAGACTAAGCATGATTTGAATCTCAATAGCTTCGAAATAGCCGGTAGATAATTCAGCATAAACAGGAATTCCTTGCTGCTTTAACTCCTCCACTATCGTGGGAGCCCATGTCATAGAACGTTGCAAGATGACAATATCTCGGTATTGTATGCTCCGCTTAGCCCCTGTTGCTTTATCCACAACCTGCAATGGCTCACCGTCACCATGTCCTAGCCATTCTTTAATCTTCTTCGCATAGGCTCTTGCTTCCAGTTGCGCTTTTTCTAAATCATGTACATCTTCATTGGATGATCCTTCCCCTTCATCGGAAGCTTCGCGATCAATAACCATTAGTTCCGCTTCGGAATCATCGGAGGTGATTTCATCATAAATCGTATTGCTATAAATGAGTTCTGCATCTCTGTCATACGTCATTTCGCCAACATCTTCATCAAGAATTTGTCGGAAAATATAGTTTGTTCCTGCCAAGACTTCTTTCCTACTACGGAAATTTCTTGCCAAATCTACCCGTTCAGCAGGGTGCTCATCTTGAGCAAATTGCTTGTATTTTGAAATGAATAACGATGGTTCCGCATGACGGAAGCGATAAATGCTTTGCTTCACATCCCCCACCATAAACACATTTCCGGCTTGTTCACCTTGAGAAATCATTCTAAGAATGGTTTCTTGTACCATATTGGTATCCTGATACTCATCAATCAATAATTCAGTGAACTGACTTTGATAGCTCTGAGCAACTTCAGATGGAACAATGTTTTCAGGCGTCGAAGATTCATCCATTAATACTTGCAGGCAATAGTGCTCTAGGTCAGCAAAGTCCACAAGTGCCTGTTCCTTTTTCTTTTGCTGAAAGCGTTGATGAAAGTCCTTCACAAGTGTCATCAGTTGCTCTACAACAGGTGCTAATGACTCCATATCTTGTAGATAAGCAGGAAGAGAACGGGAGAACCATTCTTGCGCTAAGGATTGCCAACGTTTTTTGTAACGATCCCGAAGAGTTTTGACGCGCTCTTTCTTTTCCTCATCACATTCAACTTTTTTGCCCGATAGCTTTTTAAAACTACCCGCCTGTTGCATATACGTCTGTAAATCCTGCCATGATAAATCAATGAGCCCCAACGCTTGTTGCATGCGTTCCCTGTCATCATCAATCGCATCAGCATAATGGTAAGGTCCATCACTTTCTCGCGTCAGATTCAGGGCTTGCTCTGAATCAGCAAGCATGGCATGCAATTGATTTTTAACCTCCCGCTTTAAGATAGTTAGCCATTCGAGTTTTTCCTCTGGCGTCTCAGGACTAACCTTGTACATCTCGATAACTTGGTTCATCCATTGCTCTGGCCATGGATTTTGCATTGCAAATTGGTATAGGCTCATCATAAGGTGCTCTACTTCAACATCACTACGGTCACTTGAGAATCTGTCTACCACTTCAAAAAATCGTTCTCGTTCCTCACCTTCAGCCCCATACCACTCTTCAAACAAATCCTCCATAATCTCCTGACGCATCAAATCCGCTTCGATTTCATCTGCAATCCGAAATTGAGGATCTAAATCTAATAAATAAGCGTAGCGGCGCACTACATCCATACAAAATGAGTGAAGTGTAGAAATGGAGGCTCGTTGTAGTAACGAAAGCTGTTTCTTCAAATGAGTCGAATCTGGATTTTGTTCCAGCGCCTGTTCGAGAGCTTCACCAACACGATTACGCATCTCTTGTGCTGCTGCATTGGTGAAGGTTACGACAAGTAGGGAATCAATATCTGTCGGTTCATCACGACTGAGCAATTTTTGAATAATCCGTTCTACAAGTACAGCCGTTTTACCTGACCCTGCCGCTGCCGCTACGAGCATATCCTTCCCACTTGTATAAATAGCTCTTTCCTGTTCTGGTGTCCAAGTAGGCATTACGATTCCTCCCCTCTTTTTGTAATTTTGTCTAAAATTTCTTCATCCTTCATTCCTTTTAATGATCGGTAGCTATTTTCTTTTAGGGAAGGATCAAACTGACAAACAGAACGGAATTCACAATAATCACAAGCAGCTTGCTGGTCTTTTTGGAATGGATTAAGATCGACCTTCCCATTTGTAATGTCTTCTCCTGCTTGCATCATCAAATCCCGAATATATCCTTGAAGTTGTTGGAATGACGCTTCCTCCGCTGTTTTAGAACTTTTCAAGAAATCTCCATTTTTCTTTAATCCTGCTGGCACAATATGACTTGTACCTGAATCTAAGCTTGTATCCATCATTTTAACAATCTCTTCATCTTCTAATAAAAGGCCTTGCATCTTAAACTTTTTGAACAACTCTTTTTCAATATCTACATCATCGAGTAACGTATTATCCGATAGCATCGGGTTATGAACATGAAAATAAAGCACTCCTGCAGGTGAAGCTTGAGCCCCAAGCCATTGCTGTGCATGCGTTAACACTACATCTAAATACGCTAACATCTGCAGTGCCAGCCCATAATACACTTCAACAAGATCGAGCCCTTTAGAACTGGATTTATAGTCGATGATCCGTAGCAACATCCCTTCATCCCCTTGAGCTCGATCCACACGGTCAATACGTCCTCTAAGAAGTAGCTCAAAGCCATTTTTCAAATCAAGCTTCATTGGTGGAATTATTTCATTAGGACCAAAACCTAGCTCAAGTCCAACAGGAGAGAACTGACTGCGCTTCGCCTGTTCACTCAGCATATAAGCAGCTCGAGCGACTACGTCCTGTAATTTGCGTTGAATATATTGATAGCGATTTGAGCTATACAAAATTTGGTGCTGCAAAATTGGAGATAGCTGATGAACAGCCCGCTCAGCGTACTGATTCGTATCTTGTTGAGATATTGTGTTCCAATCGCGCCCCTCCGCTTGAATCCATTCTGTAATTTGCTTTAAAGCCTCATGGAACAGTGTACCTATATCAGGTGCATCCAGTTTATAAACAGAACGCTCTTGAAGTCCAAGACCGTATTTAGCGAAGTGCTGATAGGAGCAACGATAATACGTTTCCAGCCTTGAAACACTAGCTTTGACTTGCTTCGGGTACAACTCTTCTGTTGTGTTCTTCCCGAGATTTGCTGGTGTATTTTCATAAAATAAACTCATCAACACACGTCTCGTATCCAGATGGTTCTTATCACGTACAATGAACCAGTCCAGTACATCCCACCACACATCCTTCATTGGATATCCCCGTAAATAACGAGAGAGCTGGGCGGTTAAGACAGAGCGTGTTTTTTCTGGAGTGGTAATAAATCGTTCAGCATCCTGATGATCATCATCTTCCTGGAGAAGCATTTTTTCCTCCGCACGGGGAAATAACTCCTGAATTCGCTTGACCATGGAAGATGGTGTCTTCGACTTCCCTTCCTCATTACTTAGCGGATAACTGACCCATAAGTAATCAGACGGAGCTGTAAAAGCCAAGTACACGTAAAAATGATCGTCCAATAGCTGACGTTTGCTACTATCTGCAAGCTGCATGCCATGCTCTGATAATAACTCTCGTTCCTGCTCAGAAATCATCCCTTCAGCAGGTGGCTTCATTGGCCATAAACCTTCATTCACACCTAGTAGAAAGGCACATTTAATGCCTGAAATACGCGAACGATCGACACTACCTACAATGACATGATCCATATTTGGCGGTACATGGGCAAAATCAAGTGATTCAAAACCTGTATCGAGCGTAGTACGGAAAACAGATAAGGAAAGCTTGTCATCGCCAATCATTTCTACCATTTCTTCAAACAACTGAACAACTGCGTCCCAAACTTGCTCTTGCTCTCGACCTTTTTCAATTAGTCCTTGATCATCATAATCGTCGCGCCAAGCATCTAGCTTTTCAGGGACTCCAAGGTTTTCAAGCCACTCAAACAACACCTGGCACCGTTCTTTTACCGTTTTGGCTTCTCGAAGTGATTCGTCAAAAGGCAGTAAGGCTGCTGTCACCTGGTGTCGTAATCTATTTAAGCGTTCTTCCTTTCGTTTTTCTTCATCTGTTTGCGATGCTTGATTGAATCCTTTAAACCGTTGATAACGCCATCTAGAATCGCCAATCCATTTGTTTTTCGTTCGTACCCCATACTCCAAACAATAATTTTCTAGTTCATCAATGGCTTCCTGCGTTAAAGGATGTTCTGAATCAGATGATGGAATGAAATCCGTTCTTAACAAGCGGAATATTGCATCGTAGCGCCAATTCCCTTCCATAACATCCATCGCTGAACGCAAAAATTCAATCAACGGATGGTTCATCATCGTACGTTTTTCATCAATAAATACAGGGATGTTGTAGTCCTCAAAAACAGTCGCAATAATATCGTGATAGACTTCTGGTTCACGAATCAGCATCGCCATATCTTGATAACGATAGCCACTATCACGTACGAGTTCAATAATCTCTTGCGCAACTCCCTCCACCTCAGCACGTGGGTGAACAGCTTGGGCAACCGAAATTGGTGTCTTGTCTTGATAGGCAGGTGCTGGCCTTGTATTAAAATAATGTTCTAGGTGTTCAAAAGCATGTCTCTGTTGAAAACGACCTACTTCTCCATATAGGTGCTTGATTTCCGTAATCGGAACAGACACTTCATTAGCAACCTCTTGAACCTCTTGAAAGGTATGAGCCGTTTGATAGAATAAATCAAGCTCTGGAATTTCACCATACCGAGGTTCATCGAGTGTTAATGTTATCGACACACGCGCTGCTTTTTTCATTAGTGCTTGCAGTACAACTAATTCTTGTGGAGTAAAGCTGTGAAATCCATCTAAATAGATTTCAGCACCTTCCAAAAAGTCAGCTTCCTCAATTTTGTTCGCTAAAAGCTGTAGTTGATCTTCACTATCAATATATTGTTCTCTTAGGGCATATAGTAACTCTTCATATATGTAAGATAGATCCTCTAACTTGTGCTTAAGCGCTTCTTCTCCAGGGTAATGGTGAACATATTGATCCATCACATTCATTTGTTCCTGAAGTGTTTGTGGAGTCACACGATATCGCTTAAATTCCGTAATCATCGTTTCCAATTGCTCGATGAAACCTTGCTTTTCAATCGCTTTTTGGAATACGTTCCAATCGGATTTTC
This genomic stretch from Pontibacillus yanchengensis harbors:
- the addB gene encoding helicase-exonuclease AddAB subunit AddB, which translates into the protein MSIRFLLGRAGSGKSTRCLTEIKDLLQASPEGPPIIYMVPEQMTFQQEYALLKQDGIEGSIRAQVFSFSRLAWRVLQETGGGTKKFISSTGVQMMLRKITEQRKSDWNVFQKAIEKQGFIEQLETMITEFKRYRVTPQTLQEQMNVMDQYVHHYPGEEALKHKLEDLSYIYEELLYALREQYIDSEDQLQLLANKIEEADFLEGAEIYLDGFHSFTPQELVVLQALMKKAARVSITLTLDEPRYGEIPELDLFYQTAHTFQEVQEVANEVSVPITEIKHLYGEVGRFQQRHAFEHLEHYFNTRPAPAYQDKTPISVAQAVHPRAEVEGVAQEIIELVRDSGYRYQDMAMLIREPEVYHDIIATVFEDYNIPVFIDEKRTMMNHPLIEFLRSAMDVMEGNWRYDAIFRLLRTDFIPSSDSEHPLTQEAIDELENYCLEYGVRTKNKWIGDSRWRYQRFKGFNQASQTDEEKRKEERLNRLRHQVTAALLPFDESLREAKTVKERCQVLFEWLENLGVPEKLDAWRDDYDDQGLIEKGREQEQVWDAVVQLFEEMVEMIGDDKLSLSVFRTTLDTGFESLDFAHVPPNMDHVIVGSVDRSRISGIKCAFLLGVNEGLWPMKPPAEGMISEQERELLSEHGMQLADSSKRQLLDDHFYVYLAFTAPSDYLWVSYPLSNEEGKSKTPSSMVKRIQELFPRAEEKMLLQEDDDHQDAERFITTPEKTRSVLTAQLSRYLRGYPMKDVWWDVLDWFIVRDKNHLDTRRVLMSLFYENTPANLGKNTTEELYPKQVKASVSRLETYYRCSYQHFAKYGLGLQERSVYKLDAPDIGTLFHEALKQITEWIQAEGRDWNTISQQDTNQYAERAVHQLSPILQHQILYSSNRYQYIQRKLQDVVARAAYMLSEQAKRSQFSPVGLELGFGPNEIIPPMKLDLKNGFELLLRGRIDRVDRAQGDEGMLLRIIDYKSSSKGLDLVEVYYGLALQMLAYLDVVLTHAQQWLGAQASPAGVLYFHVHNPMLSDNTLLDDVDIEKELFKKFKMQGLLLEDEEIVKMMDTSLDSGTSHIVPAGLKKNGDFLKSSKTAEEASFQQLQGYIRDLMMQAGEDITNGKVDLNPFQKDQQAACDYCEFRSVCQFDPSLKENSYRSLKGMKDEEILDKITKRGEES
- the addA gene encoding helicase-exonuclease AddAB subunit AddA, which codes for MPTWTPEQERAIYTSGKDMLVAAAAGSGKTAVLVERIIQKLLSRDEPTDIDSLLVVTFTNAAAQEMRNRVGEALEQALEQNPDSTHLKKQLSLLQRASISTLHSFCMDVVRRYAYLLDLDPQFRIADEIEADLMRQEIMEDLFEEWYGAEGEERERFFEVVDRFSSDRSDVEVEHLMMSLYQFAMQNPWPEQWMNQVIEMYKVSPETPEEKLEWLTILKREVKNQLHAMLADSEQALNLTRESDGPYHYADAIDDDRERMQQALGLIDLSWQDLQTYMQQAGSFKKLSGKKVECDEEKKERVKTLRDRYKKRWQSLAQEWFSRSLPAYLQDMESLAPVVEQLMTLVKDFHQRFQQKKKEQALVDFADLEHYCLQVLMDESSTPENIVPSEVAQSYQSQFTELLIDEYQDTNMVQETILRMISQGEQAGNVFMVGDVKQSIYRFRHAEPSLFISKYKQFAQDEHPAERVDLARNFRSRKEVLAGTNYIFRQILDEDVGEMTYDRDAELIYSNTIYDEITSDDSEAELMVIDREASDEGEGSSNEDVHDLEKAQLEARAYAKKIKEWLGHGDGEPLQVVDKATGAKRSIQYRDIVILQRSMTWAPTIVEELKQQGIPVYAELSTGYFEAIEIQIMLSLLKVVDNPRQDIPLASVLRSPIVGLNEDDLTNIRLTKKNAAYFDALKQYRRVGENQELVQNVEHFLMRLDVWRVRARQGSLSELIWQIYRETGYYDFVGGIPGGRQRQANLRALYDRARVYESTSFRGLFRFLRFIERIEERGEDLGAARALGEQEDVVRIMTIHKSKGLEFPAVLLGGMDKQFNQRDLMAKYLLHKDIGFASKYIDPEKRIMYPTLAYHALKKEKQRELLAEEMRVLYVALTRAKEKLVMVGNVSSLDKKMQKWQEWIDHPTWVLPSQYRLETKSYLDWVAPALIRHEQNEVLRGEASINRIPEDIFNDESHWRISLHHANEFVNPATVEEQNHEALERAVKEWKPFNDESQLNDEVERRLNFQYPHQKAIHHRAKQSVTELKRQREAKDEYSADTLIKASAKKPIVQRPRFMQKNQELSAAEKGSAMHTVLQHIPFERVLTVPEIEDYVEKYVEMELLTRDEGDAIDYHAIEALYQSELGSRLIEADEIHREVPFTLALPAHEVYADWIEETNEKVFIQGVIDCMIPTEAGWMIIDYKTDQINQHINDKLIEKLQDRYRTQISLYAEALERIWKKPVTDKYLYFFNGPLLTKVE